One part of the Microlunatus elymi genome encodes these proteins:
- a CDS encoding HRDC domain-containing protein, translated as MTRAGADDSDAPEADPPEVRVLNEPSEGLGEVIGEMAGLRTAINALAGGSGPVAIDAERAHGFRYSQRAYLIQLRRHDAGTFLIDPVALAEAAAADGISHGEAAGTRTRSSRTRPLADLSNLAEAIEDAEWDIHAANQDLPCLAEVNLIPQRLFDTELAGRLLGYPRVNLGTLIEEVFSVRLLKEHSAADWSTRPLPREWLNYAALDVELLVELRDALAEQLVRAGKDEWARQEFAWLAAGAGRPAAVRPDPWRRTSGIHKIRSRRGLAIVAELWHSRDQIARRTDNAPGRILPDSAITELAAIRNPSASSLREVPGFNRRAAARYRANWVAALERALALSERELPALHRHASGPPQQARLWAGKDPVAAARLYRVRDALADKAEELNLPAENLLTPDYLRRLTWRPPTELTERSVNDLLGGFGARPWQREIVVPLITPLLVDA; from the coding sequence GTGACCCGCGCGGGAGCCGACGATTCCGACGCGCCCGAGGCCGATCCCCCCGAGGTACGGGTCCTGAACGAGCCGTCCGAGGGCCTCGGCGAGGTGATCGGCGAGATGGCCGGACTCCGTACGGCGATCAACGCACTCGCCGGCGGCAGCGGACCGGTCGCGATCGACGCCGAACGCGCCCACGGTTTCCGCTACAGCCAGCGGGCCTACCTGATTCAACTTCGCCGCCACGATGCCGGCACCTTCCTGATCGACCCGGTCGCCCTGGCCGAGGCCGCCGCCGCGGATGGCATCAGCCACGGCGAAGCCGCCGGCACTCGGACCAGATCGTCGCGTACCCGGCCGTTGGCCGATCTGAGCAACCTGGCCGAGGCGATCGAGGACGCCGAGTGGGACATCCACGCCGCCAACCAGGACCTGCCGTGTCTGGCCGAGGTCAACCTGATTCCGCAGCGGTTGTTCGACACCGAACTGGCCGGTCGGCTGCTCGGCTATCCGAGGGTCAATCTCGGCACCCTGATCGAGGAGGTGTTCTCGGTCCGGCTGCTCAAGGAGCACTCCGCCGCCGACTGGTCCACCCGGCCGCTGCCCCGGGAGTGGCTGAACTACGCCGCCCTCGACGTCGAGTTGCTGGTCGAACTGCGTGACGCGCTGGCCGAGCAACTCGTTCGGGCCGGCAAGGACGAGTGGGCCCGGCAGGAGTTCGCCTGGCTCGCGGCCGGCGCCGGACGGCCGGCCGCGGTCCGGCCCGACCCGTGGCGCCGGACGTCGGGCATTCACAAGATCCGGTCGCGGCGCGGGCTGGCGATCGTGGCCGAGCTGTGGCACAGCCGCGACCAGATCGCCCGCCGCACCGACAACGCACCCGGTCGGATCCTGCCGGACTCTGCGATCACCGAACTGGCCGCGATCCGCAACCCGTCGGCTTCCTCGCTCCGGGAGGTGCCGGGTTTCAATCGCCGCGCCGCCGCTCGCTATCGGGCCAACTGGGTCGCCGCTCTGGAACGTGCGCTGGCGCTGTCGGAGCGCGAGCTGCCCGCGCTGCACCGGCACGCGTCCGGCCCGCCGCAGCAGGCCCGGCTGTGGGCCGGGAAGGATCCGGTCGCAGCCGCCCGGCTCTACCGGGTACGGGACGCGCTGGCCGACAAGGCCGAGGAACTGAACCTGCCGGCAGAGAATCTGCTCACCCCCGATTACCTGCGCCGGTTGACCTGGCGGCCGCCGACCGAGCTCACCGAGCGGAGTGTGAACGATCTGCTCGGCGGTTTCGGGGCTCGACCCTGGCAGCGTGAGATCGTCGTTCCGCTGATCACTCCGCTGCTCGTGGACGCGTGA
- a CDS encoding DUF3000 domain-containing protein encodes MGANQVKPAPPDGFQTVLRQIRSASWRPELQIEEIPAPQRIAPFAAAITADVVIGGDEVGSGRLVLLHDPAGNAAWGGTFRLVTFARAEVDPEMVTDPLLGSVGWSWLIDALTGHQAGFHSPSGTVTSVSSESFGGMADEPPRAEVEIRASWTPEIEDGEPITPHLTGWAELLCMTAGLPPLPEGVVSMPSRRSPQGRTGRQR; translated from the coding sequence GTGGGTGCGAACCAGGTGAAGCCGGCACCGCCGGACGGCTTCCAGACAGTCCTGCGGCAGATCCGGTCTGCCAGTTGGCGCCCCGAGCTGCAGATCGAGGAGATCCCTGCACCACAACGGATTGCGCCGTTCGCCGCTGCCATCACCGCGGACGTGGTGATCGGCGGCGACGAGGTGGGCAGCGGCCGGCTGGTGTTGCTGCACGATCCCGCCGGCAACGCCGCCTGGGGCGGCACCTTCCGGCTGGTCACCTTCGCCCGCGCCGAGGTCGACCCCGAGATGGTCACCGATCCTCTGCTCGGATCGGTGGGCTGGAGTTGGCTGATCGACGCGTTGACCGGCCATCAGGCCGGCTTCCACTCGCCCAGCGGGACGGTCACCTCGGTGTCCAGCGAATCGTTCGGCGGGATGGCCGACGAACCGCCGCGCGCCGAGGTCGAGATCCGCGCCTCCTGGACCCCGGAGATCGAGGATGGCGAGCCGATCACTCCGCATCTGACCGGCTGGGCCGAGTTGTTGTGCATGACCGCAGGTCTGCCGCCGCTGCCCGAAGGGGTCGTCTCGATGCCGTCCCGGCGGTCGCCGCAGGGACGGACCGGTCGGCAACGGTGA
- the hemQ gene encoding hydrogen peroxide-dependent heme synthase: MKAREINDTIRYTMWSVFRRPKRPEGDPAELAADALADIEKAADGEDLTIRGWYDVAGLRADADLLVWWHAPDIQVLQDAYLAFRRSALGDQLESVWSQAALHRPAEFNKGHVPAFMSGEDPKAYVCVYPFVRSYEWYLLPDAERRKMLAEHGMMARPFPGVRANTVSSFALGDYEWMLAFESDELHQIVDLMRELRKAEARRHTRAETPFYTGRRRELADIVATW, from the coding sequence GTGAAGGCGCGGGAGATCAATGACACGATCCGCTACACGATGTGGTCGGTGTTCCGCCGGCCGAAGCGGCCCGAGGGGGATCCGGCGGAGCTCGCCGCAGATGCGTTGGCCGACATCGAGAAGGCCGCGGACGGCGAGGATCTGACCATCCGCGGCTGGTACGACGTGGCCGGGTTGCGGGCTGACGCGGATCTCCTGGTCTGGTGGCACGCCCCGGACATTCAGGTGCTGCAGGATGCCTATCTCGCGTTCCGTCGATCGGCGCTGGGTGATCAACTGGAGTCAGTCTGGTCGCAGGCCGCGCTGCATCGGCCCGCCGAGTTCAACAAGGGCCACGTGCCGGCGTTCATGTCCGGCGAGGACCCCAAGGCGTACGTCTGCGTGTACCCGTTCGTCCGCTCGTACGAGTGGTATCTGCTGCCCGACGCCGAACGGCGCAAGATGCTGGCCGAGCACGGCATGATGGCGCGTCCGTTCCCGGGAGTCCGGGCCAACACGGTGTCCTCGTTCGCGCTCGGCGACTACGAGTGGATGCTGGCCTTCGAGTCCGACGAACTGCATCAGATCGTCGACCTGATGCGCGAACTGCGCAAGGCGGAGGCGCGCCGGCACACCCGCGCCGAGACCCCCTTCTACACCGGCCGCCGGCGCGAACTCGCCGACATCGTCGCCACCTGGTAA
- the hemG gene encoding protoporphyrinogen oxidase: protein MTRTILVVGGGITGLVAARRLSEQTDAEIIVCESSPRLGGKLNGVALDDLGDLDQQLALQDPEQGGGPQRNPLDTEFTVDAGAESLLARRPEGLQLITELGLDDQRVHPTASRAQAFLAGQIRSLPPSNLGVPTDLDALRGYLTDAGLDRARTEVDLDAPPLTGDVEIGRYVATRFGDEVTDRVLEPMLGGVYAGQSRRLSFQAVHPALFTEASRGGSLLAAAQRVAAAAKRSNDHGTGDEGVAPPVFAGLIGGVNRLIGALVADLERRGVKILTRATVRSLTRKSGRYEVITGPVPQPKLIMADRVLLAIPAAPTARLLTGLSPAAAAGLAEIPYASMAVITFVLAGAELQGSGLLVPPGELPTIKAFTYSSNKWDWIRERAEADFGPGTAVVRASVGRFGEEQLLQVDDQQLARRTLAEARGFVPGFQSVRPLRVRVQRWGGGLPQYLLDHRRRIADIRTAVAELDGIAIAGAYTDGVGLPACMASATAAADTLL from the coding sequence GTGACCCGAACGATCCTGGTGGTCGGCGGCGGCATCACCGGTCTGGTCGCCGCCCGCCGGCTCAGCGAGCAGACCGACGCCGAGATCATCGTCTGCGAGTCCTCGCCCCGGCTCGGCGGCAAACTCAACGGGGTAGCGCTGGACGACCTCGGCGACCTTGATCAACAACTGGCGCTGCAGGATCCTGAGCAAGGCGGCGGACCGCAACGCAACCCACTCGACACTGAGTTCACCGTGGACGCCGGCGCCGAATCGCTGCTGGCCCGCCGACCGGAAGGTCTGCAGTTGATCACCGAGTTGGGACTCGATGATCAACGCGTGCATCCCACCGCGTCACGGGCACAAGCCTTCCTGGCCGGGCAGATCAGGTCGCTGCCGCCGAGCAACCTGGGCGTGCCGACCGATCTCGACGCGCTGCGCGGCTACCTGACCGACGCCGGGCTGGACCGGGCCCGTACCGAAGTTGATCTTGATGCACCGCCGCTGACCGGCGACGTGGAGATCGGCCGGTACGTGGCGACGAGGTTCGGCGACGAGGTCACCGACCGGGTGCTGGAGCCGATGCTCGGCGGGGTGTACGCGGGGCAGTCCCGCCGGCTTTCCTTCCAGGCTGTGCATCCGGCCCTGTTCACCGAGGCCTCGCGGGGCGGTTCGCTGCTGGCCGCAGCGCAGCGGGTGGCAGCAGCGGCGAAACGCAGCAATGATCACGGCACCGGTGACGAAGGTGTCGCGCCGCCGGTGTTCGCCGGGCTCATCGGCGGCGTGAACCGGTTGATCGGCGCGCTCGTTGCTGATCTTGAACGTCGCGGCGTCAAGATCCTGACTCGGGCCACGGTGCGGTCGCTCACGCGGAAGTCCGGACGGTACGAGGTGATCACCGGTCCGGTCCCGCAGCCGAAGTTGATCATGGCCGACCGGGTGCTGCTGGCCATCCCGGCAGCACCGACCGCGCGGCTGCTCACCGGCTTGTCGCCCGCGGCGGCGGCCGGACTGGCCGAGATCCCGTACGCGTCGATGGCGGTGATCACCTTCGTGCTGGCCGGAGCCGAGCTGCAGGGTTCGGGGCTGCTGGTGCCGCCGGGGGAGTTGCCGACGATCAAGGCGTTCACCTACTCGTCCAACAAATGGGACTGGATCAGGGAGCGGGCCGAGGCCGATTTCGGACCCGGCACGGCCGTGGTCCGGGCCAGCGTCGGCAGATTCGGCGAGGAACAGCTGTTGCAGGTCGATGATCAACAACTGGCTCGCCGAACACTCGCCGAGGCGCGCGGATTCGTGCCGGGTTTCCAGAGCGTGCGACCGCTACGGGTCCGGGTGCAACGCTGGGGCGGCGGCCTGCCGCAGTACCTGCTGGACCATCGCCGCCGGATCGCCGACATCCGGACCGCGGTCGCGGAGCTGGACGGCATCGCGATCGCCGGCGCGTACACCGACGGCGTCGGCCTGCCCGCGTGCATGGCCAGCGCAACCGCCGCCGCCGACACCCTCCTCTGA
- a CDS encoding thiolase family protein, which yields MPRASREVVYVDGVRTPFGKAGSMYAETRADDLVINCIRELVRRHPELPPERIDEVAIAATTQIGDQGLTIGRSAALLAGLPRTVPGFAIDRMCAGAMTAVTTTASGIAFGAYDVAIAGGVEHMGRHPMGEGIDPNPRIVAEKLVDESALVMGSTAENVHDRYPEITKQRADAYAVLSQQRVANAYQHGIIQEALVPTATRSAELGWGLATKDEPPRPDTSMEALAGLRTPFRPHGRVTAGNAAGLNDGATASLLAAEDTAAELGLPAAMRLVSYAFAGVDPEVMGVGPIPATEKALQRADLSFDDLGAIEINEAFAVQVLAFCDHFKVDDDDPKLNPYGGAIALGHPLASSGVRLMIQLARTFRDNPKVRYGLTTMCVGLGMGGSVIWENPFYNSDSGQAGTGEGAAR from the coding sequence ATGCCCAGAGCCTCCCGGGAGGTCGTCTACGTTGACGGCGTCCGTACCCCATTCGGCAAGGCCGGGTCGATGTACGCCGAGACGCGTGCCGACGACCTGGTGATCAACTGCATTCGCGAGCTGGTCCGCCGCCATCCAGAACTGCCGCCGGAACGGATCGACGAGGTCGCGATCGCGGCCACCACGCAGATCGGCGATCAAGGTCTGACCATCGGGCGCAGCGCGGCGTTGCTGGCCGGCCTGCCCCGTACGGTCCCGGGCTTCGCGATCGACCGGATGTGTGCCGGCGCGATGACCGCGGTCACCACCACGGCCTCCGGAATCGCCTTCGGTGCTTACGATGTGGCCATCGCCGGCGGCGTTGAGCATATGGGCCGGCACCCGATGGGCGAAGGCATCGACCCGAATCCGCGGATCGTGGCGGAGAAGCTGGTCGACGAGTCGGCGCTGGTGATGGGATCCACCGCGGAGAACGTTCATGATCGTTATCCCGAGATCACCAAACAGCGGGCCGACGCGTACGCGGTGCTCAGCCAGCAGCGCGTCGCCAACGCCTACCAGCACGGGATCATCCAGGAGGCGCTGGTGCCCACCGCAACCCGCAGCGCCGAGTTGGGCTGGGGCCTGGCGACCAAGGACGAGCCGCCCCGGCCGGACACCTCGATGGAAGCCCTGGCCGGACTGCGGACCCCGTTCCGTCCGCACGGCCGGGTCACCGCCGGCAACGCTGCCGGACTGAACGACGGCGCCACCGCATCCCTGCTCGCCGCCGAGGACACCGCCGCCGAACTGGGCCTGCCGGCCGCGATGCGGTTGGTCAGTTACGCCTTCGCCGGCGTCGATCCCGAGGTGATGGGCGTCGGCCCGATCCCGGCCACCGAGAAGGCGCTGCAGCGCGCCGATCTGTCCTTCGATGATCTTGGTGCGATCGAGATCAACGAGGCGTTCGCGGTCCAGGTGCTCGCCTTCTGTGATCATTTCAAGGTCGACGACGACGACCCCAAGCTCAACCCGTACGGCGGTGCGATCGCGCTCGGCCATCCGCTGGCCAGCTCCGGTGTCCGGCTGATGATCCAACTGGCCCGGACGTTCCGCGACAATCCCAAGGTCCGCTACGGCCTGACCACGATGTGCGTCGGGCTCGGCATGGGCGGCTCGGTGATCTGGGAGAACCCCTTCTACAACAGCGATTCCGGCCAGGCCGGCACGGGCGAGGGAGCCGCGCGATGA
- the hemE gene encoding uroporphyrinogen decarboxylase, whose product MSATEPAHSATYARPAAAVPPDSAEPVLLAAARRRQGERLPIWFMRQAGRSLPEYHRVREGVGMLEACARPELVTEITLQPVRRYGVDGAVLYSDIVVPLRVAGIDVDIVAGTGPVIAEPIRSRGDLDRVRPLDPGRADFVAESVRLLVAELGPIPLIGFAGAPFTLASYLIEGGPSKDYARTKAMMVGDPELWHDLCGRLADIAATFLTVQVEAGAQIVQLFDSWAGSLAPVDYLRFVQPHSAAVLARAAALGVPSIHFGVGTGELLPAMAAAGPDVVGVDWRVPLAEASLRIGPDHAVQGNLDPALLQAPWPVLAERVRDVIRSGAHAPGHIFNLGHGVPPNADPDVLTKIVELVHAEGPALRAEALV is encoded by the coding sequence GTGTCCGCCACCGAACCTGCCCACTCCGCTACCTATGCCCGGCCCGCCGCTGCCGTACCGCCGGACTCGGCGGAGCCGGTGCTGCTGGCCGCGGCGCGGCGGCGGCAGGGCGAACGGCTGCCGATCTGGTTCATGCGGCAGGCCGGCCGATCGCTGCCCGAGTATCACCGGGTCCGTGAGGGGGTCGGCATGCTGGAGGCCTGCGCCCGGCCGGAGCTGGTGACCGAGATCACCCTGCAGCCGGTCCGCCGCTACGGCGTCGACGGTGCGGTGCTCTACAGCGACATCGTGGTGCCGCTGCGGGTCGCCGGGATCGACGTGGACATCGTCGCCGGCACCGGCCCGGTGATCGCCGAGCCGATCCGCAGCCGCGGCGATCTGGATCGGGTTCGTCCGCTGGATCCGGGCCGTGCCGACTTTGTCGCCGAGTCGGTCCGGCTGCTGGTGGCCGAACTCGGCCCGATCCCGCTGATCGGCTTCGCCGGTGCCCCGTTCACCCTGGCCAGCTACCTGATCGAGGGTGGTCCGAGCAAGGACTACGCCCGCACCAAGGCGATGATGGTCGGCGATCCCGAGTTGTGGCACGACCTCTGCGGCCGGCTGGCGGACATCGCCGCGACGTTCCTGACCGTGCAGGTCGAGGCCGGTGCGCAGATCGTGCAGCTGTTCGACTCCTGGGCGGGCAGCCTGGCGCCGGTCGATTACCTCCGCTTCGTCCAGCCGCATTCGGCGGCGGTGCTGGCCCGGGCGGCGGCACTGGGAGTGCCGAGCATTCACTTCGGGGTCGGCACCGGCGAGTTGCTGCCGGCGATGGCCGCGGCCGGACCGGACGTGGTCGGTGTCGACTGGCGGGTGCCGCTGGCCGAGGCCAGCCTCCGGATCGGGCCGGATCATGCGGTTCAGGGCAATCTCGATCCGGCCCTGCTGCAGGCGCCCTGGCCGGTGCTCGCCGAACGGGTTCGCGACGTCATCCGCTCCGGAGCTCATGCGCCGGGGCACATCTTCAACCTCGGGCACGGGGTGCCGCCGAACGCCGACCCGGACGTGCTGACGAAGATCGTCGAGCTGGTGCATGCCGAAGGGCCGGCGTTGCGGGCCGAGGCGCTGGTGTGA
- a CDS encoding 3-hydroxyacyl-CoA dehydrogenase NAD-binding domain-containing protein: MSKDLTTIISEAAALTDDEVITKALSRDVDLPHGAGTAVLITLDNGHDHTRPNTLGPRSLRELNNAIDAALARDDIAAICITGKPFILAAGADLTGVAKLTDADQAEAITRIGHEVYAKLTTASVPTFTFYNGLALGGGLEIGLHCTYRTVSSSAAGLALPECFLGMVPAWGGAYLLPNLIGADNAVTVIIENPLNNNRMLKGPQAHQLGIADAIFDGADFLERSLDWAGQVISGKITVERPEVDRGAAWDEAVARGREIADAKVSGAAPAPYKALELITAAKHQDRLAAFERENQAMRSLLLSDELRSGLYAFDLVQKRARKPAGAPESWLARPVTKIGVVGAGLMAGQLALLFLRRLQLPVVISDVDQERVDRGIAYVHSEIDKLRSKGRINDDTVNRFKALITGTTDYADYADCEFVIEAVFEELAVKKQVFGELEKYVSAETILATNTSSLSVTEMAAELDHPQRVLGFHFFNPVAVLPLLEVARGERTDDETVATALAVAKKLKKNAVIVSDAPAFVVNRLLTRLMGEVIAAIDEGTPIEVADNALRPLGLPMTPMVLTQLVGPAIALHVAETLNAKLGDRFGVSPNLRAWVESGRRGLYDWDENGQPYVPGEVKEMFTVGDNASTPEQILERATSALAEEIGLMLQEKVVAAPMDIDLCLILGAGWPFHDGGITPYLDRTGISEKVLGQRFLPRGIASVAQPS, encoded by the coding sequence ATGAGCAAGGACCTGACGACCATCATCTCCGAAGCGGCCGCGCTGACCGACGACGAGGTGATCACCAAGGCACTCAGCCGCGATGTTGATCTTCCGCACGGCGCCGGCACCGCGGTGTTGATCACGCTGGACAACGGTCATGATCACACCCGGCCGAACACGCTCGGTCCACGCAGCCTGCGCGAGCTGAACAACGCCATCGACGCCGCGCTGGCTCGTGACGACATCGCCGCGATCTGTATCACCGGCAAGCCGTTCATCCTGGCCGCCGGCGCGGATCTGACCGGGGTGGCCAAGCTGACCGACGCCGATCAGGCCGAGGCGATCACCCGGATCGGTCACGAGGTCTACGCGAAGCTGACCACCGCGTCGGTGCCGACCTTCACGTTCTACAACGGGCTCGCGCTGGGCGGCGGGCTGGAGATCGGCTTGCACTGCACGTACCGGACCGTGTCGTCGTCGGCGGCGGGGCTGGCGCTGCCGGAGTGTTTCCTCGGCATGGTGCCGGCCTGGGGCGGCGCCTACCTGCTGCCGAACCTGATCGGTGCCGACAACGCGGTCACGGTGATCATCGAGAACCCGTTGAACAACAACCGGATGCTGAAGGGTCCGCAGGCCCACCAGCTCGGCATCGCCGACGCGATCTTCGACGGCGCGGACTTCCTGGAGCGGTCGCTGGACTGGGCCGGTCAGGTGATCAGCGGCAAGATCACCGTCGAGCGGCCCGAGGTCGATCGCGGCGCCGCGTGGGACGAGGCGGTCGCCCGGGGTCGTGAGATCGCCGACGCCAAGGTCTCGGGGGCCGCACCGGCCCCGTACAAGGCTCTGGAGTTGATCACCGCCGCCAAGCATCAAGATCGACTCGCCGCCTTCGAGCGGGAGAACCAGGCGATGCGGAGCTTGCTGCTGTCGGACGAACTCCGCTCTGGCCTGTACGCCTTCGACCTGGTGCAGAAGCGGGCGCGTAAGCCCGCCGGAGCGCCCGAGTCGTGGCTGGCTCGTCCGGTGACCAAGATCGGCGTGGTCGGTGCCGGGTTGATGGCCGGTCAGCTGGCGCTGCTGTTCCTGCGCCGGCTGCAGCTGCCGGTGGTGATCAGCGACGTCGATCAGGAGCGGGTCGACCGTGGGATTGCCTACGTACACAGCGAAATCGACAAGCTGCGGTCCAAGGGACGGATCAACGACGACACCGTCAACCGGTTCAAGGCGTTGATCACCGGCACCACCGACTACGCGGACTACGCCGACTGCGAGTTCGTGATCGAGGCCGTCTTCGAAGAGTTGGCGGTGAAGAAGCAGGTCTTCGGCGAGTTGGAGAAGTACGTCAGCGCCGAAACGATCTTGGCCACCAACACGTCGTCGCTGTCGGTGACCGAGATGGCCGCCGAGCTTGATCATCCGCAGCGGGTGCTCGGCTTCCACTTCTTCAATCCGGTCGCGGTGCTGCCGCTGCTGGAGGTCGCCCGCGGTGAGCGAACCGACGACGAGACGGTGGCGACCGCGCTGGCGGTGGCCAAGAAGCTGAAGAAGAACGCGGTGATCGTCTCCGATGCGCCGGCGTTCGTGGTGAACCGGCTGCTGACCCGGCTGATGGGCGAGGTGATCGCCGCGATCGACGAGGGCACGCCGATCGAGGTGGCCGACAACGCGTTGCGTCCGCTCGGGCTGCCGATGACGCCGATGGTGCTGACGCAGTTGGTCGGCCCGGCCATCGCCCTGCACGTCGCCGAGACGCTGAACGCCAAGCTGGGCGACCGATTCGGTGTCTCGCCGAACCTGCGTGCGTGGGTGGAGTCGGGCCGGCGCGGGCTCTACGACTGGGACGAGAACGGCCAGCCGTACGTGCCGGGCGAGGTGAAGGAGATGTTCACCGTCGGCGACAACGCGAGCACGCCGGAGCAGATCCTCGAGCGAGCAACCTCCGCGCTGGCAGAGGAGATCGGCCTGATGCTGCAGGAGAAGGTGGTCGCGGCGCCGATGGACATCGACCTCTGCCTGATCCTCGGAGCCGGCTGGCCCTTCCACGACGGCGGCATCACCCCGTACCTGGATCGCACCGGCATCTCGGAAAAGGTCCTCGGCCAGCGCTTCCTCCCCCGCGGCATCGCGAGCGTCGCCCAACCATCCTGA
- the dxs gene encoding 1-deoxy-D-xylulose-5-phosphate synthase — protein MSLLETINAPCDLRGLSAEQLDQLSDEIRSFLIHNVSQTGGHLGPNLGVVELTIALHRVFDSPRDPIIFDTGHQSYVHKILTGRRNLFPTLKQRGGLSGYPSRAESEHDWVENQHASASLSYADGLAKAFRLRGEKHTVAAVIGDGALTGGMAWEALNNIAAAKDLPVVIVVNDNGRSYTPTVGAIANHLTTLRTDPRYEQVLDLVRRGVTRTPLVGSAAYELLHGVKTGLKDVLAPQGMFADLGMKYVGPIDGHDEQAVERALQQAKHFGGPVLVHVITQKGKGFPAAENNVEDQFHTVGKIDEITGAPLAGPKGRSWTDVFGEELVRLGRRDDRLVAITAAMLYPTGLHRFAEVFPDRTFDVGIAEQHAVTSAAGLAMGGLHPVFGVYATFLNRAFDQVLMDVAMHRLGVTFVLDRAGVTGNDGASHNGMWDLSMLQLVPGLQLAAPRDATRLRRALARAITVDDAPTVLRYSKESVPADIDPVDVIDGLDLLYRSGPRSDLYRVDLHEPHRTEQAAEDVLVVGYGAMVPTALAVGRRLADQGVAVSVIDPVWALPVNPALVDLAARHQLVITIEDNGVVGGCGSRLAQELNNSGRPTPIRNFGIPQKFLEHGGRAELLADLGLSGQEIARAALEQLLGRSQPLTAEDVLVKQQRDA, from the coding sequence ATGTCCTTGCTGGAGACGATCAATGCGCCGTGCGATCTGCGTGGCCTCTCCGCCGAACAGCTGGACCAGCTCAGCGACGAGATCCGGTCTTTCCTGATCCATAACGTCAGCCAGACGGGTGGGCACCTCGGGCCCAACCTCGGCGTGGTCGAACTCACCATCGCCCTGCATCGCGTGTTCGACTCGCCGCGCGACCCGATCATCTTCGACACCGGGCACCAGAGCTACGTGCACAAGATCCTCACCGGGCGGCGCAACCTCTTCCCGACGCTGAAACAACGCGGTGGGCTCTCCGGCTACCCGAGCCGGGCCGAGTCCGAACACGACTGGGTGGAGAATCAGCACGCATCCGCCTCGTTGTCCTACGCCGACGGCCTGGCGAAGGCGTTCCGGCTGCGGGGGGAGAAACACACCGTTGCTGCGGTGATCGGCGACGGCGCCCTGACCGGCGGGATGGCCTGGGAGGCGTTGAACAACATCGCCGCGGCCAAGGACCTGCCGGTGGTGATCGTGGTCAACGACAACGGTCGCTCCTACACGCCGACGGTGGGGGCGATCGCCAATCACCTGACGACGCTGCGGACCGATCCGCGCTATGAGCAGGTGCTGGATCTGGTTCGTCGCGGGGTGACCCGTACGCCGCTGGTCGGCAGTGCCGCGTACGAGTTGTTGCACGGTGTGAAGACCGGCCTGAAGGATGTGCTGGCTCCGCAGGGCATGTTCGCCGACCTCGGGATGAAGTACGTCGGACCGATCGACGGCCACGACGAGCAGGCCGTCGAACGGGCGCTGCAGCAGGCCAAGCACTTCGGCGGTCCGGTGCTGGTGCACGTGATCACCCAGAAGGGCAAGGGATTCCCGGCGGCGGAGAACAACGTCGAGGATCAGTTCCACACGGTCGGCAAGATCGACGAGATCACCGGCGCACCGCTGGCCGGACCCAAGGGCCGCAGCTGGACCGACGTGTTCGGCGAGGAACTCGTCCGGCTGGGCCGCAGAGACGATCGGTTGGTCGCCATCACGGCTGCGATGCTGTATCCGACCGGACTGCACCGCTTCGCCGAGGTCTTCCCCGATCGAACGTTCGACGTCGGCATCGCCGAGCAGCACGCGGTCACCTCCGCTGCCGGTCTGGCGATGGGCGGTCTGCACCCGGTCTTCGGCGTGTACGCGACCTTCCTGAACCGCGCCTTCGACCAGGTGCTGATGGACGTGGCGATGCATCGGCTCGGCGTCACGTTCGTGCTGGATCGGGCCGGCGTCACCGGGAACGACGGGGCCAGTCACAACGGCATGTGGGATCTGTCGATGTTGCAGCTGGTGCCCGGCCTTCAATTGGCCGCACCCCGCGACGCGACGCGGTTGCGCCGGGCGCTGGCCCGGGCGATCACCGTCGACGATGCGCCGACCGTGCTTCGCTACTCCAAGGAATCGGTGCCGGCCGACATCGACCCGGTCGACGTGATCGACGGCCTGGACCTGCTGTATCGGTCCGGTCCACGCTCCGACCTCTACCGTGTCGATCTCCACGAGCCGCACCGCACCGAGCAAGCGGCCGAGGACGTGCTCGTCGTCGGGTACGGAGCGATGGTCCCGACCGCGCTCGCCGTCGGACGACGGCTGGCCGATCAAGGAGTCGCGGTCAGTGTGATCGATCCGGTCTGGGCACTGCCGGTCAATCCGGCGCTTGTTGATCTTGCTGCCCGGCATCAGTTGGTGATCACGATCGAGGACAACGGCGTGGTCGGCGGCTGCGGCTCGCGATTGGCCCAGGAGTTGAACAACTCCGGCCGGCCGACGCCGATCCGCAACTTCGGCATCCCGCAGAAGTTCCTCGAGCACGGCGGCCGCGCCGAACTGCTGGCCGACTTGGGGCTCTCCGGCCAGGAGATCGCCCGGGCCGCACTCGAACAACTGCTCGGACGCTCCCAGCCCCTGACCGCCGAGGACGTCCTGGTCAAACAGCAGCGCGACGCCTGA